The genome window TGGGAAAATTATTAAGAATTATGTCGAAAAATTAACTCTTAATGCAATGTGTAGCTAACAGTTGCATTTTTTTGATATATCTTCTAGGCAGATTTTCATTTAGTAAAGTTTAAGGAGCAGATCGATGTTTACACCAATTTTACTTGCCACTGTCGCCAGAACCGTAGAGTGGAGCCCTACAATCGGTTTGATTATGATTCTTTGCAATATTTTAGCTATTGCGATCGGCAAATCAACCATCCAAAATCCTCACACAGGCCCAGCAGCGCCCTCCTCGAATATGTTCGGCGGCTTGAGTTTGGGTGCGGTTGTGGGAACTCTCTGCTTCGGTCATATTTTGGGAGCAGGTACGATTTTAGGATTGTCTTACATAGGCGCGATTTAGTTTCAGACGCTCCGGGTAGGCAGTGCGCGCACCCTACCCGCAATTTCAAGTACCGGGTAAATTGCGGAGAGTTTCATCCATGTACGATCGATCGCCCAAAACCTCCAGCAACGGGCCGCGAACATCAAACTGGACAATACTGACAGAAGCTGCTAAAGCGCTAATGCGATCGCGATAACGTCCCAAATCAATCCCCAACAAACTGCACAGAATAATCCGAATAGTGGCTTTGTGGGAGACAACCAACACATTTCCATTCTTGTATTTTTCCTCAATTTCTGCAATAACTAAGGAAGCTCTACTGGCAATTTGCACCGAAGTTTCGCCGCCGTTTGGTGCATTCCAAGCAGGTTCAGTCAGCCAGTTAATATAATCTTCTGTATATTCTTTTTTGACTGATTCTAATGTTTTGCCTTCCCACTCACCGTACTTAATTTCCCTCAGTCCGTCGCGAAGCTGCATTTCAATTCCCACAGCATCGCACAAAGGTTTTGCAGTAGCAATTGTGCGTTTCATCGGACTGACATAAACAGCATTCCAAGGCAATTTTGCGTAAGTGGCTGCAAATTGTTCTGCCATTTGAGAACCTTCGGCTGTTAATTCTGGGTCGAGGTCGCCGCAGAAACCGCCAGTCTTGCTGTAAGTCGTTTCACCGTGTCGTACAAAGTAGATTTTTAAGCTCATATAGATATCTTATTTGCTTAGCGAACAGGATTTTTTTTTACCGCAGAGGGCGCAGAGGGCACAGAGAGAGAAGAGAGAGATGACTAATTCCGATACCTACGGGTTTGATCTTAATTGTATGTGAATTTTGTCATCTTAACAAAAGAGTTTTAAAAACTCTTTCAAATCATCGAGTGCAGGATGTTCCCAATCCCAAATCTCTTTTTTGTATTCCATAACATAATCAAACCGCAACATACTGCAATATTTTTCAGCTTGTTTCTGATGCTGCTTTGAGCAAGTATCATACCTAATATAGTTGCTAATCCAAAATTTATCAAAATCTTTCTGCTTGATTTTCTTTCCCTCCTTTTCTTCTATGCAACTTCTCCAGCTATTCAAACAATCAGCATGAGGTGATTCTCTAGCCTTTATTGCCTTTAAAAGCGTTTCCAGTTCACCTTTACCTCCAACATTTGTAAAGTAACAAGCCAATTTTGCCTTTGTTCCATTATCTCCACAAATATCTATAAATTGTTTAGTGTTTGACAAAGTTTTAGCAGATTCAAACACCTGTTTTATACATTTATTTACGAATTCCAGCCGCTCTGCCTCTGAATAGTTATCAATATCAATAATAATCCCAATTTTTTCTATATCTCTTTTTTGAAGGTCGGCTTCTAAAGCTTTTAAAGTAGTGATTAACTTTGTTTCGCTCAAGCCTTCC of Oscillatoria nigro-viridis PCC 7112 contains these proteins:
- the psaK gene encoding photosystem I reaction center subunit PsaK, whose product is MFTPILLATVARTVEWSPTIGLIMILCNILAIAIGKSTIQNPHTGPAAPSSNMFGGLSLGAVVGTLCFGHILGAGTILGLSYIGAI
- a CDS encoding histidine phosphatase family protein is translated as MSLKIYFVRHGETTYSKTGGFCGDLDPELTAEGSQMAEQFAATYAKLPWNAVYVSPMKRTIATAKPLCDAVGIEMQLRDGLREIKYGEWEGKTLESVKKEYTEDYINWLTEPAWNAPNGGETSVQIASRASLVIAEIEEKYKNGNVLVVSHKATIRIILCSLLGIDLGRYRDRISALAASVSIVQFDVRGPLLEVLGDRSYMDETLRNLPGT
- a CDS encoding DUF3226 domain-containing protein, with product MSNIVIVESKNDAIFMQAMVDQLNCDILVEKPIYIDDYERLEGLSETKLITTLKALEADLQKRDIEKIGIIIDIDNYSEAERLEFVNKCIKQVFESAKTLSNTKQFIDICGDNGTKAKLACYFTNVGGKGELETLLKAIKARESPHADCLNSWRSCIEEKEGKKIKQKDFDKFWISNYIRYDTCSKQHQKQAEKYCSMLRFDYVMEYKKEIWDWEHPALDDLKEFLKLFC